A portion of the Musa acuminata AAA Group cultivar baxijiao chromosome BXJ1-1, Cavendish_Baxijiao_AAA, whole genome shotgun sequence genome contains these proteins:
- the LOC103983599 gene encoding monodehydroascorbate reductase 3, cytosolic: MAEKHFKYVILGGGVAAGYAAREFAKHGLNPGELAIISKEAVAPYERPALSKGYLFPQGAARLPGFHVCVGSGGERLLPEWYSENGIELILSTEIVKADLASKTLTSAAGATFTYDILIIATGSTVINLSDFGTPGANANNIFYLREIDDADKLVAAIETKKNGKVVIVGGGYIGLELSAVMKMNNFDVTMVYPEPWCMPRLFTSDIAAFYEGYYANKGVKIDKGTLVVGFDSDANGDVTSVKLKDGRVLEADIVVVGVGGRPLTKLFKAQVEEEKGGIKTDGFFQTSVPGVYAVGDVATFPMKLYNDIRRVEHVDHARKSAEQAVKAIKASEEGKVIDEYDYLPYFYSRSFDLSWQFYGDNVGETVMFGDNDPASAKPKFGSYWIKDGKLLGAFLEGGSPDETKTIAKLARLQPQVTDLEQLAKEGLSFASKI; the protein is encoded by the exons ATGGCGGAGAAGCACTTCAAGTACGTGATCCTCGGCGGCGGCGTCGCAGCG GGATATGCGGCTAGAGAGTTTGCGAAGCATGGCCTCAATCCAGGAGAATTGGCAATCATATCAAAAGAGGCG GTGGCTCCTTATGAACGACCAGCACTTAGCAAGGGATACCTCTTCCCTCAGG GCGCTGCAAGGCTCCCAGGCTTTCATGTTTGTGTAGGGAGTGGGGGAGAAAGACTACTTCCAGAGTGGTATTCAGAAAACG GAATAGAACTGATTCTCAGCACTGAAATCGTAAAAGCAGATTTGGCTTCCAAGACTCTAACCAGTGCAGCTGGTGCAACCTTCACATATGATATTCTGATTATTGCCACTGGTTCTACT GTTATAAATCTCTCTGATTTTGGTACTCCTGGAGCAAATGCTAACAACatattttatctaagggaaattgATGATGCTGATAAGCTTGTGGCAGCAATAGAGACGAAGAAGAATGGAAAAGTTGTCATTGTTGGAGGAGGATACATTGGTCTTGAACTTAGTGCTGTTATGAAAATGAACAACTTCGATGTCACTATGGTGTACCCTGAGCCCTGGTGCA TGCCTCGGCTTTTTACTTCAGACATTGCTGCTTTCTATGAAGGTTATTATGCAAATAAGGGAGTAAAAATAGATAAAGGGACGCTTGTTGTTGGATTTGATTCTGATGCCAATGGAGAT GTAACATCAGTGAAGTTGAAAGATGGAAGAGTACTTGAAGCAGACATTGTAGTAGTTGGTGTTGGTGGTAGACCCCTTACAAAACTGTTCAAAGCCCAAGTCGAAGAGGAGAAAGGTGGAATCAAG ACTGACGGGTTCTTCCAAACAAGTGTTCCTGGGGTGTATGCTGTGGGCGACGTAGCTACCTTCCCCATGAAGCTATACAATGATATAAGGAGAGTCGAGCACGTCGATCATGCCAGAAAATCAGCAGAGCAGGCTGTCAAG GCAATCAAGGCAAGTGAGGAAGGTAAAGTAATCGATGAATATGATTATCTTCCTTACTTCTATTCCCGCTCTTTTGATCTGTCATGGCAATTCTATGGAGACAATGTGGGAGAAACAGTTATGTTCGGTGACAACGACCCTGCATCAGCTAAACCAAAATTTGGCTCCTACTGGATCAAAGATGGAAAGCTGCTGGGGGCTTTCCTGGAAGGTGGATCACCAGATGAGACCAAGACAATAGCCAAGTTAGCAAGGCTGCAACCCCAAGTCACAGACCTCGAACAACTTGCAAAGGAAGGCCTCTCATTTGCTTCCAAGATTTGA